A window of the Lactuca sativa cultivar Salinas chromosome 7, Lsat_Salinas_v11, whole genome shotgun sequence genome harbors these coding sequences:
- the LOC111876938 gene encoding uncharacterized protein LOC111876938, with translation MKFNEIVKAGKNISSILQKGLPPKYKDPGIFSVPCKLGSLDFPKAMLDLGASVNVIPYSIFEKLKMGTLQKIGTIIQLADHSTVHPKGVLEDVLVQVDNLIFPIDFYNLDMGNLDTSDTNSIILGRPFMKTAKTKIDVFNGVISMEFDQEVVKFQINNDDFPSENVFVNYMVTSSPLSEGCSEFSNVSVQEKFLDSNSSDNISKELAEDKLGEVEEIEMKSATEEESNKNMKRKKLLETEKVEVVISDTNLKRKESEEKISGKNKKIRKRKKSNQLKDLSDNYLESFQFAEQVPDLPILPYLKGSGVTRKRVELQISPNHTS, from the coding sequence atgaaatttaatgaAATTGTGAAAGCTGGAAAAAATATATCCTctattttacaaaaaggtttacCTCCAAAGTACAAGGATCCGGGGATTTTTTCAGTTCCTTGTAAATTGGGGagccttgattttccaaaagccATGCTTGATTTAGGAGCTTCAGTTAATGTCATTCCCTattctatttttgaaaaattaaaaatgggAACCTTACAAAAGATCGGGACAATTATACAGTTGGCTGACCACTCAAcagtacacccaaaaggtgtgCTGGAGGATGTTCTTGTCCAAGTGGATAATCTGATTTTTCCCATTGATTTTTACAATTTGGACATGGGAAACTTGGACACTTCAGATACAAACTCTATTATTTTGGGAAGGCCTTTTATGAAAACTGCAAaaacaaaaattgatgtttttaatGGCGTGATTTCAATGGAGTTTGATCAGGAAGTGGTTAAATTTCAAATTAATAATGATGATTTTCCTTCCGAAAATGTTTTTGTCAATTATATGGTTACCAGCAGTCCTTTGTCTGAGGGTTGTAGTGAGTTTTCTAATGTCTCTGTGCAAGAAAAATTTTTAGACAGTAATTCATCTGATAATATATCCAAGGAGCTGGCAGAAGATAAGCTTGGGGAGGTGGAAGAGATTGAGATGAAATCTGCTAcggaagaagaatcaaataaaaatatgaaaagaaaaaaacttttggaaacaGAAAAGGTAGAAGTGGTGATTTCAGATACGAATCTGAAACGAAAAGAATCTGAAGAGAAGATTTCTGGGAAGAATAAGAAGATCAGAAAAAGAAAGAAGTCTAATCAACTAAAAGACTTATCTGATAACTATTTGGAGTCTTTCCAGTTTGCTGAACAAGTTCCAGATCTACCCATATTGCCATATTTAAAGGGATCTGGAGTCACAAGAAAAAGAGTTGAGCTTCAGATAAGTCCCAACCACACCAGTTAA
- the LOC111876929 gene encoding 3-phosphoshikimate 1-carboxyvinyltransferase 2, with protein MATSISNVAQNLQTANFTSNLSKSQNPSSKPLSFLSFGSKYKTSITQIAVSSNKNLGRKSFTVSASVATTEKPSTVPEIVLQPIKEISGTVNLPGSKSLSNRILLLAALSEGTTVVDNLLNSDDVHYMLGALRTLGLRVEEDGAIKRAIVEGCGGLFPVGKEAKDEIQLFLGNAGTAMRPLTAAVTAAGGNSSYILDGVPRMRERPIGDLVTGLKQLGADVDCTLGTNCPPVRVVGGGGLPGGKVKLSGSISSQYLTALLMASPLALGDVEIEIIDKLISIPYVEMTLKLMERFGVSVEHTDSWDRFFVRGGQKYKSPGNAYVEGDASSASYFLAGAAITGGTITVEGCGTSSLQGDVKFAEVLGQMGAEVTWTENSVTVKGPPRNPSGRKHLRAVDVNMNKMPDVAMTLAVVALYADGPTTIRDVASWRVKETERMIAICTELRKLGATVEEGADYCVITPPEKLNVAAIDTYDDHRMAMAFSLAACADVPVTIKDPGCTRKTFPDYFEVLQRFAKH; from the exons ATGGCGACTAGCATTAGCAACGTTGCCCAGAATCTCCAAACTGCCAATTTCACTTCCAATCTTTCCAAATCCCAAAATCCCTCTTCAAAACCATTATCTTTCTTATCCTTTGGATCGAAATACAAAACCTCAATTACTCAAATCGCTGTTTCTTCTAATAAAAACCTTGGGAGAAAATCCTTCACTGTTTCTGCTTCCGTTGCCACCACGGAGAAGCCATCGACGGTACCCGAGATTGTGTTGCAACCCATCAAAGAGATTTCCGGCACCGTTAATTTACCCGGCTCCAAGTCTCTGTCTAATCGGATTCTTCTCCTCGCTGCGCTTTCTGAG GGAACGACCGTTGTTGACAACTTGCTCAACAGTGATGACGTGCATTACATGCTCGGAGCTTTAAGAACATTAGGGCTACGTGTTGAAGAAGATGGTGCAATTAAAAGGGCAATTGTGGAAGGTTGCGGTGGTCTGTTTCCAGTCGGTAAAGAAGCTAAAGATGAAATCCAGCTTTTCCTTGGAAACGCAGGAACAGCTATGCGGCCATTGACAGCTGCAGTCACTGCTGCAGGTGGAAATTCAAG CTATATACTCGATGGAGTTCCTCGAATGAGAGAGAGACCAATAGGTGACTTGGTTACAGGCCTAAAGCAACTGGGTGCAGATGTTGATTGTACTCTTGGAACAAATTGCCCTCCTGTTCGTGTAGTTGGAGGTGGAGGTCTCCCTGGTGGAAAG GTTAAGTTGTCGGGATCTATAAGTAGTCAATACCTTACTGCTTTACTTATGGCATCTCCACTTGCACTTGGAGATGTAGAGATTGAAATAATTGATAAATTAATTTCAATTCCATATGTTGAGATGACACTGAAATTGATGGAACGCTTTGGTGTCTCTGTTGAACACACGGATAGTTGGGATAGGTTCTTTGTTCGAGGTGGTCAAAAGTACAA GTCGCCTGGAAATGCTTATGTGGAAGGTGATGCATCGAGTGCGAGTTACTTTTTAGCTGGTGCAGCCATAACTGGTGGCACCATTACAGTTGAAGGCTGTGGAACAAGTAGTTTGCAG GGAGATGTTAAATTTGCGGAAGTTCTTGGACAAATGGGAGCCGAAGTGACATGGACCGAAAATTCAGTCACAGTGAAGGGCCCACCGAGGAATCCTTCCGGAAGGAAACATTTGCGGGCCGTAGATGTAAACATGAACAAAATGCCGGACGTTGCCATGACTCTTGCTGTGGTCGCCCTCTATGCCGATGGCCCCACCACCATTAGAGACG TTGCTAGCTGGAGAGTTAAAGAAACCGAAAGAATGATTGCTATTTGCACGGAACTTAGAAAG TTGGGAGCAACGGTTGAAGAAGGGGCGGACTACTGTGTGATAACTCCGCCAGAAAAGTTGAATGTGGCGGCAATAGACACTTATGATGATCACCGGATGGCCATGGCTTTCTCTCTTGCCGCCTGTGCGGATGTTCCGGTGACCATTAAGGATCCGGGTTGCACTCGGAAGACGTTTCCTGATTACTTTGAAGTTCTTCAAAGATTCGCCAAGCATTGa